Proteins encoded together in one Candidatus Eremiobacterota bacterium window:
- the glf gene encoding UDP-galactopyranose mutase translates to MSFEHFRYLVAGAGFFGATIAERIAADMGEPVALVEKRAHIGGNCYTETDRETGIEFHKYGSHIFHTSSEAVWRYISRFSPFNDYQHKVLTEHKGRVYQMPINLSTINAFYEANFKPSEARAFLCSEIEKEGSPTPSNFEEVAISSVGRPLYEALIRGYSIKQWGVDPRELPSDIMARLPVSYSYHSNYFNDPWQGLPLCGYTGVFEKMLAHPNISLHLNTDFFEVRHLLGDDCLIVYTGPLDRFFNYRHGRLAWRTSLFEREILEEGDYQGTAVMNYADSAVPFTRIHEFRHLHRERAYGEKKTLIFREYSKSLEGDDEPYYPVNRSEDRETYERYMQDSRGLRNVIFGGRLGTYRYLNMDRVIEAALKVYEEKIKVPLPPSP, encoded by the coding sequence ATGAGCTTTGAGCACTTCAGGTATCTCGTGGCCGGTGCGGGGTTCTTCGGCGCCACCATAGCGGAAAGAATTGCCGCCGACATGGGAGAGCCCGTGGCCCTTGTTGAAAAGAGAGCCCATATAGGCGGTAACTGCTACACGGAGACTGATCGGGAGACGGGTATAGAATTCCACAAGTACGGCTCCCATATTTTCCATACCTCGAGCGAGGCGGTATGGCGTTATATAAGCAGGTTCTCCCCTTTCAACGATTATCAGCACAAGGTGCTTACCGAGCATAAGGGCAGGGTGTATCAGATGCCCATCAATCTCAGCACCATAAATGCTTTCTATGAAGCCAATTTCAAGCCCTCGGAGGCCCGCGCGTTTCTCTGCAGCGAGATCGAAAAGGAGGGCTCCCCGACACCCTCAAATTTCGAGGAAGTGGCCATTTCCTCCGTGGGAAGGCCTCTCTATGAAGCCCTTATCAGGGGGTACTCCATCAAGCAGTGGGGCGTCGATCCAAGGGAACTTCCCTCTGATATCATGGCAAGGCTTCCCGTATCTTACAGCTATCACAGCAACTATTTCAACGATCCCTGGCAGGGCCTCCCTCTCTGCGGCTACACCGGCGTCTTCGAGAAAATGCTTGCCCACCCCAATATCTCTCTCCATCTCAATACGGACTTTTTTGAGGTGCGCCACCTGCTGGGCGATGACTGCCTGATCGTCTATACGGGGCCTCTTGACCGCTTTTTCAACTACCGGCACGGCAGACTGGCATGGCGGACCTCCCTTTTTGAACGGGAGATCCTTGAGGAGGGAGATTACCAGGGCACGGCCGTGATGAATTATGCAGACTCCGCCGTCCCCTTCACCAGGATCCATGAGTTCAGGCACCTTCACCGCGAGAGAGCCTATGGAGAGAAAAAGACCCTGATATTCCGCGAGTATTCCAAGAGCCTTGAAGGCGATGACGAGCCTTACTACCCTGTGAACAGGAGTGAGGACCGGGAAACCTATGAGCGCTATATGCAGGATTCCCGGGGGCTCAGGAACGTCATTTTCGGCGGAAGGCTGGGAACTTACCGCTATCTCAACATGGACAGGGTGATAGAGGCTGCCCTGAAGGTATACGAAGAGAAGATAAAGGTCCCTTTGCCGCCGTCGCCGTGA
- a CDS encoding glycosyltransferase, producing MIKDFASVVLCTYNRAHLLKRSLKCYARQTEKRFELIILDDGSSDDTEALVKSFSGQLKISYVKLDDKKPGEWRDAGAIVNRGIMKSRGEFVYIAHPEVMICFDCIEKANRTLRAHPDHYFNSRTYYLTFSMQEKIDSVDWENDFYAIRNIEGFYDNKEPLYKEEYLGMVINPYSTPSFAETCDEWESWIFGGMLRTKWKEFGGLNESDHWGTVDFDFIQRRRLLNWVTNSPKDIFVIHQNHDKAEGQFQPTVRDFDSMLKDTVKQFGRKRNFLKDMEL from the coding sequence GTGATAAAAGATTTTGCCAGCGTCGTGCTGTGCACCTACAACCGCGCCCACCTCTTGAAGCGGTCCCTCAAGTGTTACGCCAGGCAGACCGAGAAGCGCTTCGAGCTTATCATTCTTGACGATGGCTCTTCCGATGACACAGAGGCTCTCGTGAAGTCCTTTTCAGGCCAGCTCAAGATCAGTTACGTGAAGCTCGATGACAAGAAGCCGGGGGAGTGGAGGGATGCCGGCGCCATCGTCAACCGCGGCATCATGAAATCAAGGGGGGAGTTTGTCTACATCGCCCATCCCGAGGTGATGATCTGTTTTGACTGCATTGAAAAGGCCAACAGAACCCTGAGAGCCCACCCCGACCACTACTTTAACTCCCGGACCTATTATCTCACCTTCTCGATGCAGGAGAAGATTGACTCGGTGGACTGGGAGAACGATTTTTATGCCATAAGGAACATAGAGGGATTTTATGACAACAAGGAGCCTCTCTACAAGGAGGAGTACCTCGGCATGGTAATAAACCCGTACAGCACGCCCTCATTTGCCGAGACCTGTGATGAGTGGGAATCCTGGATTTTCGGCGGTATGCTTCGCACGAAGTGGAAGGAATTCGGGGGCCTCAACGAGTCCGATCACTGGGGCACCGTGGATTTCGACTTTATCCAGCGCCGGAGGCTCCTGAACTGGGTGACCAACTCGCCGAAAGACATTTTTGTGATACACCAGAACCATGACAAGGCCGAGGGGCAGTTCCAGCCCACCGTGAGGGATTTTGACTCGATGCTGAAGGACACGGTGAAGCAGTTCGGGAGGAAGCGCAATTTTCTTAAAGATATGGAGCTTTAG
- a CDS encoding class I SAM-dependent methyltransferase: MELPGKGNPFPRKLYIYRFPYGTISDLVGYEIFIALMEECDLFRLEGDFLEIGCFIGGGTAKLAKAALPWGKKVYAVDIFDPDVDRTVNTAGYAMADIYHLLLGGRNQEELFLENTREYPNIRVVKGDSRTLRFSEDQKFVFAFLDGNHEPEVVKHDFHAIWPHIVPGGIMAFHDYGGDLPQTTGAIDELLDEHREQIARKETIPPRWLMLVLKK; the protein is encoded by the coding sequence ATGGAACTCCCTGGAAAGGGCAATCCCTTCCCGAGAAAGCTCTATATCTACCGGTTTCCCTACGGCACGATCAGTGATCTCGTCGGCTATGAGATCTTTATCGCTCTCATGGAAGAGTGCGACCTTTTCCGGCTTGAAGGGGATTTCCTGGAGATAGGGTGCTTCATCGGCGGCGGCACGGCAAAGCTTGCGAAGGCTGCGCTTCCCTGGGGGAAAAAGGTCTATGCCGTCGATATTTTTGACCCGGACGTTGACAGGACCGTCAATACCGCCGGCTATGCAATGGCCGATATCTACCATCTGCTTCTGGGCGGCCGCAACCAGGAAGAGCTTTTTCTCGAGAACACAAGGGAATATCCCAACATCCGCGTGGTGAAAGGCGACTCAAGAACGCTCCGTTTCAGTGAGGACCAGAAATTCGTCTTTGCCTTTCTGGATGGGAACCATGAGCCTGAAGTGGTGAAGCATGATTTCCATGCCATCTGGCCTCATATAGTTCCAGGAGGCATCATGGCCTTTCACGATTACGGGGGCGACCTGCCCCAGACGACAGGGGCGATTGATGAGCTTCTTGATGAACACAGGGAACAGATTGCAAGGAAGGAGACCATTCCCCCGCGATGGCTCATGCTGGTCCTTAAGAAGTAA
- a CDS encoding metallophosphoesterase has protein sequence MVGEVQFPAFRNVSLPFTEPQARNLSEPAAVDEPADSFKPRGDVPGESAERKAPAAPHGEAAAKKKPKSNKKSEPENNPPPPESAASPGNLIKIPLIHTNDLHGATRTLPAVEKVVERLKRVNPDAVLVDSGDAGNTANHGDPDRFGRIVEFFNKEGYTAVVPGNHEFQWGSGVAVKEYFKELKARVVSSNLLDKDTQKPISGTVPYFIADIKGVKVGFVGITTTKMHTPQHPEMGDDITALSESASLLKSVDEMRHEGAEVIVALVHKGITDIKDEGSHLTEDYTLSDEEVQLSMEELKHLAAQVPYIDVIVAGHDHKTANAAFDTGPYPHKTYIVEAGSHGRQVGEIDLYVDPVTRKVIDADMKVYPTRRYVVNAAEGSPAEAKGPDNA, from the coding sequence ATGGTGGGTGAAGTGCAGTTCCCGGCCTTCAGAAACGTCAGTCTCCCTTTCACGGAACCGCAGGCCCGGAATCTTTCAGAGCCTGCAGCAGTCGATGAGCCTGCTGATTCTTTCAAGCCCCGGGGCGATGTCCCTGGTGAGTCTGCGGAGAGGAAAGCCCCTGCTGCCCCTCACGGGGAAGCGGCCGCAAAGAAGAAGCCCAAGAGCAACAAAAAATCAGAACCGGAAAACAATCCGCCTCCCCCGGAAAGCGCCGCATCGCCGGGTAACCTCATAAAGATCCCCCTCATCCACACGAACGACCTTCATGGCGCTACCCGCACCCTCCCTGCCGTTGAAAAGGTTGTTGAAAGGCTGAAGCGTGTCAACCCTGATGCAGTGCTGGTGGATTCGGGCGACGCGGGCAACACGGCCAATCACGGCGACCCCGACCGTTTCGGCAGGATTGTCGAGTTTTTCAACAAGGAAGGCTATACCGCCGTGGTGCCGGGGAACCACGAGTTCCAGTGGGGCAGTGGCGTGGCAGTCAAGGAATATTTCAAAGAGCTCAAGGCGAGAGTCGTAAGCTCCAACCTGCTTGATAAGGATACCCAGAAGCCTATCTCAGGCACTGTCCCATACTTCATAGCCGATATCAAGGGGGTAAAAGTAGGCTTTGTGGGAATTACCACCACAAAGATGCACACACCGCAGCATCCCGAGATGGGCGATGATATTACGGCCCTTTCTGAATCAGCATCCCTTCTCAAGAGCGTCGATGAGATGCGCCATGAAGGCGCAGAGGTCATCGTAGCTCTTGTCCACAAGGGAATCACCGATATCAAGGATGAGGGCAGCCACCTCACCGAGGACTACACCCTCAGTGATGAGGAAGTGCAGCTCAGCATGGAGGAGCTCAAGCACCTTGCCGCCCAGGTTCCTTACATTGACGTCATTGTCGCGGGTCATGACCACAAGACGGCCAACGCGGCCTTTGATACAGGTCCTTACCCTCACAAGACCTATATCGTCGAAGCCGGCTCCCATGGCCGCCAGGTGGGGGAGATTGATCTCTACGTGGACCCTGTGACCAGAAAGGTGATCGACGCCGATATGAAGGTGTACCCGACCAGGAGGTACGTCGTCAATGCCGCGGAAGGGTCCCCCGCTGAAGCAAAGGGCCCTGACAATGCGTAA
- a CDS encoding serine hydrolase domain-containing protein yields MKLLCRALFILMMVFQGAPACAGKEFGSFDSTMERYMTKHQIPGGALAVVKDGRLVYARGYGVADRKKGEPVKETSLFRIASISKPFTAAALFTLIQKSGGKVSLDSHAFPLLSSEKYPAVKDPADPRLRQITLRHLLQHTAGWESGESGDPMFQSRPIAEEHGMTPPARQEQIIDHMLKKPLDFDPGSRYSYSNFGYCVLGRVIEALSGQGYEEYVKESLLEPMGIKGMRLGKTLPGERAPGEVCYYESDSTQESSVFPGKTPPVVLRPYGGFCLEAMDSHGGWLASVLDLARFASALDGMSCRELFTAEFRKAMYGRPPAPAWIEDDGSPSDYYYGCGWLVRPVGSSGKANYWHAGLLPGTYSLLVRRHDGFSWVVLFNECALSNYVEYGEIDLALHEAAAGVTRWPDHDLFPAYR; encoded by the coding sequence ATGAAACTACTGTGCCGCGCCCTGTTTATTCTCATGATGGTATTCCAGGGAGCCCCCGCCTGTGCCGGCAAGGAATTCGGGAGCTTCGACAGCACCATGGAGCGCTACATGACAAAGCACCAGATCCCCGGCGGCGCCCTGGCAGTCGTCAAGGACGGCCGCCTTGTCTATGCCCGGGGATACGGCGTGGCAGACAGGAAGAAAGGGGAGCCTGTAAAGGAAACATCGCTTTTCCGCATTGCCAGCATCTCAAAGCCTTTCACTGCAGCAGCCCTTTTTACTCTCATCCAGAAAAGCGGCGGCAAGGTGAGCCTTGATTCACACGCTTTCCCTCTCCTCTCCAGTGAGAAATATCCTGCCGTCAAGGACCCTGCCGACCCGAGGCTCAGGCAGATTACCCTCCGCCATCTGCTCCAGCACACGGCGGGCTGGGAAAGCGGGGAGAGCGGCGACCCCATGTTCCAGTCCCGCCCTATTGCCGAGGAGCATGGCATGACGCCTCCTGCCCGCCAGGAGCAGATCATAGACCACATGCTCAAAAAACCTCTTGATTTCGATCCGGGAAGCCGCTACTCGTATTCCAACTTCGGGTACTGCGTGCTGGGCAGGGTGATTGAGGCGCTATCGGGCCAGGGCTACGAAGAATACGTGAAAGAGAGCCTTCTTGAGCCTATGGGAATAAAGGGCATGCGCCTTGGCAAAACCCTCCCCGGCGAGCGCGCTCCCGGTGAGGTATGTTATTATGAGAGTGATTCAACACAGGAGTCCAGCGTATTTCCCGGAAAGACGCCGCCTGTGGTCCTCCGTCCCTATGGAGGCTTCTGCCTTGAAGCCATGGACTCCCATGGCGGCTGGCTTGCATCGGTCTTAGACCTGGCAAGGTTTGCCTCTGCCCTTGACGGAATGTCATGCCGGGAGCTTTTCACTGCCGAGTTCAGGAAGGCCATGTACGGGCGGCCGCCAGCCCCCGCCTGGATTGAAGATGATGGCAGCCCCTCGGACTATTATTACGGGTGCGGCTGGCTCGTGAGGCCTGTGGGGTCTTCAGGGAAGGCCAATTACTGGCATGCCGGCCTCCTCCCGGGGACCTACTCATTGCTTGTGCGCCGTCATGACGGTTTTTCATGGGTCGTCCTCTTCAATGAGTGCGCTCTTTCAAACTATGTCGAGTACGGCGAGATTGATCTGGCGCTCCACGAGGCTGCAGCAGGTGTCACAAGGTGGCCGGACCATGATCTCTTCCCTGCATACCGCTGA
- a CDS encoding thioesterase family protein: protein MPFLSEIKLQVRYVETDQMGVVHHSVYPVYFEAGRTDFFARHILSYSEFERRGIWAPVVFFTCQLRSVARYEDWLTIVTVPVGMTNARITLAYEAKKDHELIASGTSVHTFISPERKIVKMTRFPGLYEKLREVFQGSS from the coding sequence ATGCCCTTTCTGTCAGAGATAAAGCTGCAGGTCCGCTATGTGGAAACCGATCAGATGGGTGTGGTCCATCATTCCGTGTACCCGGTATATTTTGAAGCCGGCAGGACAGATTTCTTCGCGCGCCACATCCTCTCTTATTCCGAGTTCGAAAGAAGGGGAATCTGGGCTCCCGTGGTGTTTTTCACGTGCCAGCTCAGATCGGTGGCCCGGTATGAAGACTGGCTCACCATCGTGACGGTCCCCGTAGGGATGACCAATGCGCGAATTACCCTGGCCTATGAAGCGAAAAAGGACCATGAGCTCATTGCCTCAGGAACATCGGTGCACACCTTCATCTCGCCCGAGAGAAAAATAGTGAAAATGACGCGCTTTCCCGGGCTCTATGAAAAGCTGAGAGAGGTTTTCCAGGGCTCTTCATAA
- a CDS encoding PQQ-binding-like beta-propeller repeat protein, giving the protein MEISFDRTAQGPAQRATTAAPANGLSGGSLPTDQAKDTWSGSATPQNTAPRTMKNISTASASEALFKGEEQAVKVPSEVMWSFQAPAASNAPPVTGPPGNVYVRAGSDFLYAVDTKGAVLWSTKVEDTFGREPAIDSKGNVYFSDSSFGTMKIASHDPQGGKRWEYTQQVTGTGSKTEEDDRILLDAPSNTMILCLKNRLFGLDMSSGACNWTFSLSDYEYGEVGHLRQGPGGSYYLASNVDHQIHILDPKTGKETGKFKGTQDPHSYLGMAVGQDGTVFTTEELGDWNKRAVRAQKPDGSTLWQSRSAEYVRDPLVGPDGTVYIQRKEGREKYCLDALEPATGELKWYRPMPGGNCDDPLLMADGSLLIKADEPADPATKRPWKKGWHRAMEEDPVSKIYCLSPGGTVKWTLEPGLWLHSKLTLDESKGILYGSDNTGGCLGINISKLDETVMKIREQSVPDDGSPLKIVLEEDCVDIGGIRLPVGRG; this is encoded by the coding sequence ATGGAGATAAGTTTTGACAGAACCGCACAAGGTCCGGCACAGAGAGCGACCACGGCTGCACCGGCGAATGGGCTTTCAGGGGGCTCTCTCCCGACCGATCAGGCAAAGGACACCTGGTCCGGATCTGCCACGCCGCAGAATACAGCCCCCCGGACCATGAAAAATATTTCCACCGCCAGCGCCTCCGAGGCCCTCTTCAAGGGAGAAGAGCAGGCCGTAAAGGTGCCATCCGAGGTCATGTGGAGCTTCCAGGCTCCTGCTGCTTCCAATGCGCCTCCCGTCACCGGCCCTCCGGGAAATGTCTATGTAAGAGCCGGATCGGACTTCCTCTATGCCGTTGATACCAAGGGAGCCGTCTTATGGAGCACAAAAGTGGAAGACACTTTCGGCAGGGAACCGGCTATTGACAGTAAGGGTAATGTTTACTTCTCCGACAGCTCATTCGGCACCATGAAGATTGCCTCGCATGATCCCCAGGGAGGAAAACGCTGGGAATACACCCAGCAGGTGACCGGCACGGGCTCCAAGACCGAGGAAGATGACCGCATACTGCTTGATGCCCCCTCAAACACCATGATCCTCTGCCTCAAGAACAGGCTCTTTGGCCTGGATATGAGCTCGGGAGCCTGCAACTGGACCTTCAGCCTCTCGGACTATGAATACGGGGAAGTCGGGCACCTCAGACAGGGGCCCGGCGGCAGCTATTATCTTGCCTCCAACGTGGATCACCAGATCCATATCCTTGATCCTAAGACAGGCAAGGAGACAGGGAAATTCAAAGGCACGCAGGATCCCCACTCTTACCTGGGGATGGCGGTGGGACAGGACGGCACGGTCTTCACCACCGAGGAGCTCGGCGACTGGAACAAACGGGCGGTCCGGGCCCAGAAGCCCGACGGAAGCACCTTGTGGCAGAGCAGGAGCGCCGAGTACGTGAGGGATCCTCTCGTGGGACCTGACGGCACCGTGTATATCCAGCGCAAGGAAGGCCGGGAGAAATACTGCCTCGACGCCCTCGAGCCCGCCACCGGCGAGCTGAAATGGTACAGGCCCATGCCGGGCGGGAACTGCGACGATCCGCTGCTGATGGCCGACGGCAGCCTCCTCATAAAGGCTGATGAGCCTGCCGATCCCGCCACAAAGCGGCCCTGGAAAAAGGGTTGGCACAGGGCCATGGAAGAAGATCCCGTCAGCAAAATATACTGCCTCAGCCCCGGCGGAACGGTGAAGTGGACCCTCGAGCCCGGGTTATGGCTCCACTCGAAGCTCACCCTCGACGAGAGCAAGGGTATCCTCTACGGCAGCGACAACACCGGAGGATGCCTCGGCATCAACATAAGCAAGCTTGATGAGACAGTGATGAAAATCCGCGAACAGTCTGTGCCCGACGACGGCAGCCCGCTCAAGATTGTCCTGGAAGAGGACTGCGTCGATATCGGAGGCATCCGCCTCCCCGTAGGCAGGGGATAG
- a CDS encoding PQQ-binding-like beta-propeller repeat protein, whose amino-acid sequence MEIRDRGSLIPGDRTQPQAAGNESPQAFANISDAFQKSASSAPPVDIKKAAGALLTGSTKKTAEVKWTKELSVMGSPVLAGSTLIVSDRYPDKALHAFDAKTGSELWQKKMGSDGPPPAVLAPDGSLLLVEDDGCLHALDPATGDDKWKLPIGSSAASITVYEDGRASMRGDGGLIAIDLKNRKITARTPITQNFESDPVLGKDGTVYGGGHDGCVYALESGTGKEKWKYKTGDMLRNSPAVGPDGTVYAGCIDKTLHAIDPSTGEGKWEFPTGHWILPTPVVGPDGTVYVGNNDNLLYAVDPVSGQHKWEFYIGGELRVEPVPAENGLLYVVTDRNMVLCLDQQTGVKQMQYHADSYIHCPPACDGEGNFYFGCNNGKLYAMNVPALTMKAEAEKIAKNPEAAPVEQQKTVEQDEEFIVIDGLKLPKKKEDPGKA is encoded by the coding sequence ATGGAGATACGCGACAGGGGATCGTTGATACCAGGTGACCGTACTCAGCCTCAGGCGGCTGGGAATGAATCGCCCCAGGCTTTTGCGAACATAAGCGATGCTTTTCAGAAAAGCGCTTCCTCGGCCCCGCCCGTGGATATAAAGAAGGCTGCCGGGGCTCTTCTGACAGGCAGCACAAAAAAGACCGCCGAGGTGAAGTGGACCAAGGAGCTTTCTGTCATGGGCTCCCCCGTGCTTGCCGGCAGCACCCTTATCGTAAGCGACCGCTATCCTGACAAGGCGCTCCACGCCTTTGACGCAAAGACCGGATCGGAGCTATGGCAGAAGAAAATGGGAAGCGATGGCCCTCCTCCGGCCGTTCTTGCCCCCGACGGCTCCCTCCTCTTGGTGGAAGATGACGGATGCCTTCATGCCCTTGATCCTGCAACGGGTGACGACAAGTGGAAACTTCCCATAGGTTCCTCAGCGGCCTCCATTACCGTCTATGAAGATGGCCGGGCTTCGATGCGCGGCGATGGCGGGCTTATCGCCATTGACCTGAAAAACCGGAAGATAACGGCCCGGACGCCCATCACCCAGAACTTTGAATCAGATCCCGTGCTCGGGAAGGACGGCACAGTGTACGGGGGAGGCCATGACGGCTGCGTGTACGCCCTTGAATCGGGAACAGGCAAAGAGAAATGGAAATACAAGACCGGCGATATGCTCCGCAATTCTCCCGCCGTAGGCCCCGATGGTACCGTATACGCGGGGTGCATTGACAAGACCCTTCACGCCATCGATCCTTCGACAGGGGAGGGGAAATGGGAATTCCCTACTGGCCACTGGATCCTTCCCACGCCGGTGGTAGGTCCCGACGGCACCGTTTACGTGGGGAACAACGACAATCTCCTCTATGCCGTGGACCCCGTGTCGGGGCAGCACAAGTGGGAGTTCTACATCGGCGGCGAGCTCCGTGTAGAGCCAGTGCCTGCCGAGAATGGCCTTCTCTATGTGGTGACCGACAGGAACATGGTCCTCTGCCTGGACCAGCAGACCGGCGTCAAGCAGATGCAGTACCATGCCGACAGCTATATTCACTGCCCTCCCGCCTGCGACGGGGAAGGCAACTTCTATTTCGGCTGCAATAACGGAAAGCTCTATGCCATGAATGTACCGGCCCTCACCATGAAGGCCGAGGCGGAGAAGATCGCCAAGAATCCCGAGGCCGCGCCGGTAGAGCAGCAGAAGACGGTGGAGCAGGATGAGGAGTTCATCGTGATAGATGGATTGAAGCTCCCGAAGAAGAAGGAAGATCCCGGAAAGGCCTGA
- a CDS encoding radical SAM protein: MDTGNLSWKEGPSPRGGFFYYFPHSMALIEHDEHFGRFLRELQQCGGDVQAVDFSAYPEGYGEDTIANLAILEKRGLLTELHFPGIPSHVPLARLIIANTMRCNLVCRYCYNRFSANSPGLAQNDMSVKTFHRCVESLEEASAALPHVELCFIGGEPLLHPEILDEAAKWGEKLRKKGKELFISATTNATLLTGKMAEFCRRRQIHLKLTVDGTAEEHDCSRVFPGGRGSFQAIKGFLPGFFSTISPKARYAATTINTRESDPLERVITLSAMGFTVIDLVELYSREGIMGGGREPCGGGEAPEHQFAEKYRRLLEWLLEKVQQGIYLHVIPVYDLVRNLHHRRPAFLRCRAGGDSLAVSPDGTIYACHHFFGDGRFALGNVRSALPSSLLAPYRVPVGERPGCSACWARLFCGGPCFHRSLVIAGDAFPCVEVECIRIRALVQEVIGFYLRLRNEENQPLGWFLEQGAYR; the protein is encoded by the coding sequence ATGGATACAGGGAATCTCTCCTGGAAGGAAGGACCGTCGCCCCGGGGCGGGTTCTTTTATTATTTTCCCCATTCCATGGCGCTCATCGAGCATGATGAGCACTTCGGAAGGTTTCTCAGGGAGCTTCAGCAATGCGGCGGCGACGTCCAGGCCGTGGACTTTTCCGCCTATCCTGAGGGATACGGTGAAGATACCATTGCGAACCTGGCTATTCTGGAGAAAAGGGGGCTGCTGACGGAGCTTCATTTTCCGGGCATACCGAGCCATGTGCCCCTCGCAAGGCTCATCATTGCCAACACCATGAGGTGTAACCTGGTATGCCGCTATTGCTATAACAGGTTCAGTGCAAACTCTCCCGGCCTTGCGCAGAATGATATGTCGGTGAAGACCTTTCATCGGTGCGTGGAATCTCTGGAGGAGGCCAGTGCCGCTCTCCCTCACGTTGAGCTCTGCTTCATCGGCGGCGAGCCTCTCCTGCACCCTGAAATCCTTGACGAGGCGGCAAAGTGGGGTGAGAAGCTCAGAAAAAAAGGGAAGGAGCTCTTTATCTCTGCCACAACAAACGCTACGCTCCTCACCGGTAAGATGGCGGAGTTCTGCCGCAGGAGGCAGATTCACCTGAAGCTCACCGTCGATGGGACTGCCGAGGAGCACGATTGCTCCAGGGTTTTTCCCGGCGGCCGGGGGAGCTTCCAGGCCATCAAGGGATTTCTGCCCGGTTTTTTTTCCACGATATCTCCGAAGGCGCGCTATGCGGCAACCACCATAAATACCCGTGAAAGCGATCCTCTGGAGCGCGTCATCACTCTCTCTGCCATGGGCTTCACAGTGATTGACCTTGTGGAGCTCTATTCAAGAGAGGGGATTATGGGCGGGGGCAGGGAACCGTGCGGTGGCGGCGAGGCGCCTGAACATCAGTTTGCTGAAAAATACCGGCGCCTTCTCGAGTGGCTCCTCGAAAAAGTGCAGCAGGGAATCTATCTCCATGTCATCCCCGTCTATGACCTCGTCAGGAATCTTCATCACAGAAGACCGGCATTCCTGCGGTGCCGGGCGGGAGGAGACAGCCTGGCCGTATCGCCTGACGGCACCATATATGCCTGCCATCATTTTTTTGGTGACGGGCGTTTCGCCCTGGGGAACGTGAGGAGCGCTCTCCCCTCATCGCTGCTCGCGCCTTACAGGGTTCCCGTGGGGGAGCGTCCCGGGTGCTCGGCGTGCTGGGCGCGTCTTTTCTGCGGGGGGCCATGTTTTCACCGCTCCCTGGTGATAGCCGGTGATGCCTTCCCGTGCGTGGAAGTCGAATGCATAAGAATCAGGGCCCTTGTCCAGGAAGTCATAGGTTTCTATCTCAGGCTCAGGAACGAAGAAAACCAGCCGCTTGGCTGGTTCCTTGAACAAGGCGCTTACAGGTGA
- a CDS encoding polysaccharide deacetylase family protein gives MRYFLVIMALLLFLLSSGGLWAKDLAVTIDDLPLVYEGRYDQAKDEAYSRKIMDALDAFQAKVTGFVTGRRVRKDYQRSLLGEFIERGNTIGNHTFNHLDLNEVSAGEYGKDIQLCEALIAPWESGAHFFRYPYLHRGDTAEKRDQVYEFLRDRGLVIAPATIFPRDWEFDAEYHEKLKAGDEKGASEVGARYLAFVREKTRYAEALAKKKAGREVPHILLIHMNVINGAFLRDILAWYKGEGWRFITLAEALQDDVYRAREKKPSRESLIWLERI, from the coding sequence ATGCGGTATTTTCTTGTCATCATGGCGCTTTTGCTCTTTCTGTTGTCATCAGGGGGCCTCTGGGCAAAGGATCTTGCGGTGACCATCGACGATCTTCCCCTGGTCTATGAGGGAAGGTATGATCAGGCCAAAGATGAGGCTTATTCCCGGAAGATCATGGATGCTCTTGATGCTTTTCAGGCCAAAGTCACAGGCTTCGTCACCGGGAGAAGGGTAAGGAAAGACTACCAGCGCTCGCTGCTCGGGGAGTTTATCGAGCGAGGGAACACCATCGGCAACCATACCTTCAACCACCTTGATCTCAACGAGGTGAGCGCCGGAGAGTACGGAAAAGATATCCAGCTCTGTGAAGCTCTCATTGCCCCGTGGGAATCGGGAGCACATTTCTTCCGCTATCCTTACCTCCACCGCGGGGACACTGCTGAAAAAAGGGATCAGGTCTATGAATTTCTCAGGGACCGGGGCCTTGTCATTGCACCGGCCACCATTTTTCCCAGGGACTGGGAATTCGATGCCGAGTATCATGAAAAGCTCAAGGCCGGTGACGAGAAGGGCGCATCAGAGGTCGGGGCGCGTTACCTGGCCTTCGTCAGGGAAAAGACGCGCTATGCCGAGGCACTGGCAAAAAAGAAGGCAGGGCGGGAGGTACCCCATATACTCCTCATCCATATGAATGTCATCAACGGCGCCTTTCTCCGCGATATTCTCGCCTGGTACAAGGGAGAGGGGTGGCGTTTCATCACCCTTGCCGAGGCATTGCAGGACGATGTCTACAGGGCCAGGGAGAAAAAGCCGAGCAGGGAGAGCCTCATCTGGCTCGAGAGGATATAG